The following are from one region of the Corylus avellana chromosome ca1, CavTom2PMs-1.0 genome:
- the LOC132170439 gene encoding G-type lectin S-receptor-like serine/threonine-protein kinase At2g19130 produces MGGGDTCQPQISTAGSTTRGSQKRRRHRSYPPPDNTSSFDPFSCYLIARAIPQIPDHSQDLSYVIILKTVLTGSMRTNHQPWLLFVLLLILSYYTPCFSIAGDTLSPGHSLSLSKRETIVSKDGTFELGFFQPGTSLKFYLGTWFRRFGQKDNIVWVANKENPLSDPSSSTLNLSEDGNLLLFQGSSKIPFWWTNLTFPGSNITEAVLGEDGNFVLRDRSNLSRIFWESFDHITDTWLPGAKLWIDKVTRKQQLFISWKNSQDPAPGVFSLQLDPDGSNQFVLDWNRSQIYWHSGLWNGNYFSNIPEMTMNSIYNFSFVSYENGIYLTHSLHNPSFHSKLVMKCTGEMQLLTWLSGPWVWNSFWSAPRDQSDIYALCCAFGVLYHENSSNPCECLKGFQPFSMNYTRISDWSGGCVRKSALQCENNTYANNATKDWFLKVPNVRLPANSKEYSTVSAMNCDVACMNNCSCTTYAYNRSGYCMIWKGALLNLQQLSDSDQTGQDIYLKLAADESTKELDRFGTVVETARQGAAGILRG; encoded by the exons ATGGGGG GTGGCGACACATGTCAGCCACAAATTTCAACCGCAGGAAGTACAACGCGTGGctctcaaaaaagaagaag gcatcggagctatccCCCGCCGGACAACACCAGCAGCTTTGATCCCTTTTCTTGTTATCTTATAGCCAGGGCGATTCCTCAGATACCAGACCATTCACAGGATCTATCTTACGTCATCATtctgaaaactgttctaacaggTAGCATGAGGACTAATCACCAGCCATGGCTCTTATTTGTTCTGCTTCTAATCCTGTCTTATTACACACCATGCTTCTCCATAGCTGGTGATACCCTTTCTCCAGGTCACTCTCTTTcactttcaaagagagagaccATAGTATCTAAAGACGGCACTTTTGAGCTCGGTTTCTTCCAACCAGGAACTTCATTAAAATTCTACCTAGGTACATGGTTTAGAAGGTTTGGCCAGAAGGACAATATTGTTTGGGTAGCAAATAAAGAAAACCCTTTGTCTGACCCATCTTCCTCAACACTTAACCTCTCAGAAGATGGCAATCTGCTCCTGTTTCAAGGTTCCTCCAAGATCCCATTTTGGTGGACAAATTTGACATTTCCTGGGTCAAATATAACTGAAGCAGTACTTGGTGAAGATGggaattttgttttgagagatAGGTCCAACCTGTCTCGTATATTTTGGGAGAGTTTCGACCATATAACCGATACATGGCTGCCAGGAGCAAAGCTTTGGATCGATAAGGTTACTCGAAAACAACAGCTGTTCATCTCATGGAAAAATTCACAAGATCCGGCACCGGGTGTCTTCTCGTTGCAGTTAGACCCAGATGGAAGCAATCAATTTGTCCTAGACTGGAACAGATCCCAAATCTATTGGCATTCTGGACTTTGGAATGGAAATTATTTTAGCAATATTCCTGAGATGACAATGAATTCTATCTACAACTTCAGTTTTGTGTCATATGAAAATGGAATATATTTGACTCATTCTCTTCATAATCCATCTTTCCATTCTAAATTAGTGATGAAGTGTACAGGAGAAATGCAGTTATTGACGTGGCTGTCTGGCCCTTGGGTATGGAATTCATTTTGGTCTGCACCGAGGGACCAATCTGATATCTATGCTTTGTGTTGTGCATTTGGCGTGTTGTACCATGAGAATTCCTCAAACCCTTGTGAGTGTCTAAAAGGTTTCCAACCATTTTCGATGAACTACACCAGAATAAGTGATTGGTCAGGTGGGTGTGTGAGGAAATCCGCTTTGCAATGCGAGAATAATACATATGCTAATAATGCCACAAAAGATTGGTTCCTCAAAGTACCAAACGTGAGATTGCCTGCTAATTCAAAAGAATATTCGACTGTGAGTGCTATGAATTGTGATGTGGCTTGCATGAATAATTGCTCATGCACAACTTATGCTTATAATAGGAGTGGGTACTGTATGATATGGAAAGGAGCTCTTTTGAATTTACAACAGCTCTCAGATAGTGACCAGACTGGGCAAGATATCTATCTCAAACTTGCTGCTGATGAAAGTACCAAAG AACTCGATCGCTTCGGCACAGTGGTGGAGACAGCCAGACAGGGGGCTGCGGGGATCCTCCGTGgctag
- the LOC132170446 gene encoding G-type lectin S-receptor-like serine/threonine-protein kinase CES101, whose protein sequence is MNSENNTKKREKKDTELPLFSYESVLAATNNFSAVNKLGEGGFGPVYKGKLLRGQEIAVKMLSKRSGQGIEEFRNETILIAKLQHKNLVRLLGCCIERDEKILIYEYMPNKSLDFHLFDPIKKKMLGWETRIHIIEGIAQGLLYLHQYSRLRIIHRDLKPSNILLDSEMKPKISDFGMARIVGGNETQANTKRIVGTYGYMSPEYAIKGLYSIKSDVFSFGVLLLEIVIGRKNTDFSNSDSLNLLSYVWELWRNGQSLELTDSTTGNPSSTSILSRFINIGLLCVQESSIDRPTMVDVVSFISNEYAPIPIPKPPAFRIDRNTTVVNVENCSRNNITVSIMEAR, encoded by the exons ATGAACTCCGAAAATAATACGAAGAAACGAGAGAAGAAGGATACTGAGCTACCACTATTCAGTTATGAGAGTGTATTAGCTGCAACAAATAATTTCTCAGCTGTGAATAaacttggagaaggaggttttggacCTGTCTATAAG GGAAAATTACTAAGAGGACAAGAAATTGCAGTGAAAATGCTTTCAAAAAGATCTGGACAGGGAATTGAGGAGTTCAGAAATGAGACAATACTAATTGCAAAACTCCAGCATAAAAATCTTGTCAGACTCTTAGGTTGTTGTATCGAGAGAGATGAaaagatattaatatatgagtACATGCCAAATAAAAGTTTGGACTTCCACCTTTTTG AtccaatcaagaaaaaaatgttaggcTGGGAGACACGCATACATATTATTGAAGGGATCGCTCAagggcttctttatcttcatcaataTTCAAGATTACGAATCATACATAGAGATCTAAAACCGAGTAATATTCTCTTGGATAGTGAAATGAaaccaaaaatatcagattttggcatggctaGAATAGTTGGAGGCAATGAAACACAAGCAAACACAAAACGAATTGTTGGAACTTA TGGGTACATGTCTCCTGAATATGCTATCAAGGGTCTATACTCAATAAAATCTGATGTGTTTAGCTTTGGAGTATTGCTACTAGAGATTGTGATTGGCCGGAAGAATACTGACTTCTCTAATAGTGATTCACTCAATCTTCTTAGTTAT GTTTGGGAGTTGTGGAGAAATGGTCAAAGTTTGGAGTTGACGGATTCAACAACAGGAAATCCTTCATCTACTTCTATTCTATCAAGATTCATAAACATCGGGCTTCTTTGTGTACAAGAAAGCTCCATTGATCGACCTACCATGGTTGATGTAGTCTCATTTATTAGCAATGAATATGCACCTATACCTATACCAAAGCCTCCAGCTTTTCGCATAGACCGAAATACAACGGTTGTCAATGTAGAAAATTGCTCAAGAAACAATATAACTGTTTCAATAATGGAAGCTCGATAG
- the LOC132170456 gene encoding G-type lectin S-receptor-like serine/threonine-protein kinase At2g19130 produces the protein MTRKPWLLFALLLIMSYYRACFSIAGDTLSPGHSLSESDTVVSQGSKFELGFFKPGTSLKIYLGIWYKMFHEKIVWVANRENPLSHPSSSRLYLSENGNLFLFEGSSKIPVWSTNLTFPQSNITEAVLRDDGNFVLRDRSNTSTIFWESFDHPTDTWLPGAKLGIDKVTGKPQQFIPWKNSEDPSPGVFSFGLDPNGSNQHFLEWNRSQIYWSSGLWNATSLSSLSAGSIILNLSFVSSKNESESYFTYSLHNPSNLARFRIDQTGQIRALVWLPGVSVWDTIWSAPTNLSDVYALCGAFGVVQYPENFSNPCECLKGFEPFSMNYTRLNDWSGGCVRKFRLQCENNTHANVKKDWFMKISNMRLPVYSKEYLALNASRCELACMENCFCAAYAYNRSGCMIWEGAILNLLQLPYGGEIGQDIYLRLAADEYPESNTKGKKWKVWVAVLIPATGLILCLSICFSCKGKLKFICKCKCSNCIWKSL, from the exons ATGACGAGGAAGCCATGGCTCTTATTTGCTCTGCTTCTAATCATGTCTTATTACAGAGCATGCTTCTCCATAGCTGGTGATACCCTTTCACCAGGTCACTCTCTTTCAGAGAGCGACACCGTAGTATCTCAAGGTAGCAAATTTGAGCTCGGTTTCTTCAAACCAGGCACTTCATTAAAAATCTACCTGGGCATATGGTATAAAATGTTTCATGAGAAAATTGTTTGGGTAGCAAACAGGGAAAACCCTTTGTCTCACCCATCTTCCTCAAGACTTTACCTCTCAGAAAATGGCAATCTATTCCTTTTTGAAGGTTCCTCCAAGATTCCAGTTTGGTCAACAAATTTGACATTTCCCCAGTCAAATATAACTGAAGCAGTACTTCGTGAtgatggaaattttgttttgagagatAGATCGAACACGTCTACTATATTTTGGGAGAGTTTCGACCATCCAACCGATACATGGCTTCCAGGTGCAAAGCTTGGGATCGATAAGGTTACTGGGAAACCACAGCAATTCATTCCATGGAAAAATTCAGAAGATCCATCACCTGGTGTGTTCTCGTTTGGGTTAGACCCAAATGGAAGCAATCAACATTTCTTAGAGTGGAACAGATCCCAAATCTATTGGAGTTCTGGACTTTGGAATGCAACATCTCTCAGCTCACTTTCTGCAGGGAGCATTATCTTGAACTTAAGTTTTGTGTCAAGTAAAAATGAAAGTGAGAGTTATTTTACTTACTCTCTTCATAATCCTTCTAACCTTGCTAGATTTCGAATTGACCAAACAGGACAGATTAGGGCACTGGTGTGGCTGCCTGGCGTCTCCGTTTGGGATACAATTTGGTCTGCACCGACGAACCTATCTGATGTATATGCTTTGTGCGGTGCATTTGGTGTGGTACAATACCCTGAGAATTTCTCAAACCCTTGTGAGTGTCTAAAAGGTTTTGAACCATTTTCGATGAACTACACCAGACTAAATGATTGGTCAGGTGGGTGTGTGAGGAAATTCCGTCTGCAATGTGAGAATAATACGCATGCTAATGTCAAAAAAGATTGGTTCATGAAAATATCAAACATGCGATTGCCTGTTTATTCGAAAGAATATTTGGCCTTGAATGCTAGTAGATGTGAATTGGCTTGCATGGAAAATTGTTTTTGCGCAGCTTATGCTTATAATAGGAGTGGGTGTATGATATGGGAAGGAGCTATTTTGAACTTACTTCAACTTCCATACGGTGGCGAGATTGGACAAGATATCTACCTCAGACTTGCTGCTGATGAGTATCCAGAATCAAATACCAAAG GCAAAAAATGGAAAGTGTGGGTAGCTGTGCTGATCCCTGCAACAGGGCTTATCTTATGCCTCTCAATTTGCTTTTCATGCAAGGGAAAGCTCAAATTCATCTGTAAGTGTAAATGTTCTAACTGTATATGGAaatcactttaa